Proteins encoded in a region of the Acidobacteriota bacterium genome:
- a CDS encoding FliA/WhiG family RNA polymerase sigma factor, giving the protein MSRVPLEQSQQDRVESCLPFVQSLARRMASTMPHSIDLSDLVQDGVLGLIDAANRFEESRGIKFETFAERRVRGAMIDALRRDAWPRGVRRVRREIEAAREQLRRELGAEPTMADLARRIGSDEAQLERTIVRINTIESTSPLANVEAMDSTMLPAVLVPSEPPSPDRLFEQNQTKARVRRALAQLPPRERRIIGMYYFAEATMKEIGAAIGVNESRVSQLHARAIQRLQRILVTQQQPAAPRLVAKTRKPKFRQRVAAVPTNRRLAEMPDDRRAVA; this is encoded by the coding sequence ATGTCACGGGTCCCCTTGGAGCAGTCGCAGCAGGATCGAGTGGAGTCCTGCCTGCCGTTCGTTCAGTCGCTCGCTCGACGGATGGCATCGACGATGCCGCATTCGATCGATCTGAGCGATCTCGTGCAGGACGGCGTGCTGGGCCTCATCGATGCCGCGAACCGCTTCGAGGAGTCGCGCGGCATCAAGTTCGAGACCTTCGCCGAACGGCGGGTCCGCGGCGCGATGATCGATGCGCTCCGCCGCGACGCCTGGCCCCGCGGGGTGCGCCGCGTCCGCCGCGAGATCGAAGCGGCGCGCGAACAGCTTCGTCGCGAGCTGGGCGCCGAACCGACGATGGCCGACCTGGCGCGGCGGATCGGATCCGACGAGGCGCAGCTCGAGCGCACCATCGTGCGCATCAACACCATCGAATCGACGTCGCCGCTCGCCAACGTGGAGGCGATGGACAGCACCATGCTTCCGGCGGTGCTGGTGCCGAGCGAGCCGCCGTCGCCCGATCGGCTCTTCGAACAGAACCAGACCAAGGCGCGCGTCCGGCGCGCGCTGGCCCAGTTGCCGCCACGGGAGCGGCGCATCATCGGCATGTACTACTTCGCCGAAGCGACGATGAAGGAGATCGGGGCGGCGATCGGCGTGAACGAATCGCGCGTCTCACAGCTCCACGCGCGTGCGATTCAGCGGCTTCAGCGGATCCTCGTCACCCAGCAGCAGCCGGCCGCGCCCAGGCTGGTGGCCAAGACGCGGAAGCCGAAGTTCCGCCAGCGCGTCGCCGCGGTCCCGACGAACCGTCGCCTGGCAGAGATGCCAGACGATCGGCGCGCGGTCGCCTGA
- a CDS encoding sigma-54-dependent Fis family transcriptional regulator, whose protein sequence is MSEVPAHHLLLVDDEAAFRDVIAERLGEHGFIVEQANTGEEALAKLAEFAFGILVTDLRLPGVNGRQVLEDALERYPDIIAIVVTGFGTVREAVEITRRGAEGFITKPFQFEELLHEVNTAIEKRRLKAENAYLRAQLHDRFNIDGIVGRTPVMLQLFELLKTVATTASTVLITGETGTGKELAARAIHDASPRRQQRFMAINCSAIPETLLEAELFGHVRGAFTGAIANRQGRIEQAHRGTLFLDEVGTMSAALQAKLLRVLQSREFERVGDSQTVKVDVRVIAATNSDLKRMVEAGAFREDLYYRLNVIPVRLPALRERRADIPLLAQHFLDRFAADTVPPRGRVTIAQDAQQALMRYAWPGNVRQLENVMERAFALSPGRAQITRADLPDELTQAAGALASTDLAIPDEGIDMERLVSDFEHSLIRKALDRTAGNKRQAADLLNLKRTTLIEKLKRLERH, encoded by the coding sequence ATGTCGGAAGTGCCCGCGCATCATCTGTTGCTCGTCGATGACGAAGCGGCGTTTCGCGACGTCATCGCGGAGCGGCTCGGCGAGCATGGCTTCATCGTCGAGCAGGCGAATACGGGCGAGGAAGCGCTCGCGAAGCTCGCCGAGTTCGCATTTGGCATCCTCGTCACCGATCTGCGCCTGCCGGGAGTGAATGGCCGGCAGGTGCTGGAGGATGCGCTCGAGCGCTATCCCGACATCATCGCGATCGTCGTCACCGGCTTCGGCACCGTGCGTGAAGCTGTCGAGATCACGCGGCGCGGCGCCGAGGGCTTCATCACCAAGCCGTTTCAATTCGAGGAGCTGCTGCACGAGGTGAACACGGCGATCGAGAAACGGCGGCTGAAGGCCGAAAACGCCTACCTTCGCGCCCAGCTCCACGATCGGTTCAACATCGATGGCATCGTCGGCCGCACGCCCGTGATGCTGCAGCTCTTCGAGCTGCTCAAGACGGTCGCGACCACGGCGAGCACGGTGCTGATCACAGGCGAGACCGGCACGGGCAAGGAGCTCGCGGCGCGGGCGATTCATGACGCGAGCCCGCGGCGCCAGCAGCGCTTCATGGCGATCAACTGCAGCGCCATTCCGGAGACGCTGCTCGAGGCCGAGCTGTTCGGCCACGTGCGGGGCGCGTTCACCGGTGCGATCGCGAATCGTCAGGGCCGGATCGAGCAGGCGCACCGAGGGACGCTGTTCCTCGACGAGGTCGGCACGATGAGCGCTGCCCTTCAGGCGAAGCTGCTCCGCGTCCTCCAGTCACGCGAGTTCGAACGCGTCGGCGACTCGCAAACCGTGAAGGTGGACGTGCGCGTGATCGCCGCCACGAATTCCGACCTGAAGCGGATGGTCGAGGCTGGCGCGTTCCGAGAGGACCTGTACTACCGGTTGAACGTGATCCCCGTCCGGCTGCCTGCACTTCGCGAGCGTCGGGCCGACATCCCGTTGCTCGCCCAGCATTTCCTCGATCGCTTCGCGGCTGACACCGTGCCGCCGCGCGGGCGCGTGACGATCGCCCAGGATGCCCAGCAGGCGCTGATGCGCTACGCCTGGCCCGGAAACGTGCGGCAGCTCGAGAACGTGATGGAGCGAGCGTTCGCGCTCTCGCCGGGACGCGCGCAGATCACGCGAGCCGATCTGCCGGACGAACTGACGCAGGCGGCCGGCGCCCTGGCCAGTACCGACTTGGCGATTCCTGACGAAGGAATCGACATGGAACGTCTCGTGTCGGACTTCGAGCACAGCCTGATCCGCAAGGCCCTCGATCGGACGGCGGGCAACAAGCGCCAGGCGGCTGACCTCCTGAATCTGAAGCGCACGACGCTCATCGAAAAGCTCAAGCGCCTGGAGCGCCACTGA